A section of the Paenibacillus odorifer genome encodes:
- a CDS encoding S-layer homology domain-containing protein, with translation MRITAKAKRFLSSVIASSLMFGIMVPAGYAEEQQLEMEQTSSELEAHFDEQVELDTLLSQPTVMADVYAVPNHPGALLITEVVPDTKNVKGTDGTSVDGYEFVEVYNNTDKPVNFKDYYFFYNDKDTWAPNGDAVIPAHGNIVFWIMNGNNLNVPTEDFIKNFSPTAALQEGVNLFRINGGGGMANTSARNLQIKSNAGDTLIVSASYGKEQVKENNGIFYQYLQADSSVMNLMANSGTVVATPGTVEAEQVPELVPGDKQPVIEHIAQSSVDPADLPISAKITNLESGADGSLPVVKLQYGSPSQVKDTVITMTSKGGDDYAAMIPAAALEEPELHYSIRVNNVTESYSVHVNLPAFDPNNVPPLLITELLPNSTNVKGTSSDAFEFIEVYNNTDAPVNFKEYKVYYRYPDKGNASDVKWPSTPENFLIPAQQSVVFWVINSANSTYTANDFNTEFNTNLIEGTNLFLIKSDGMANSGRRAVVIKSNTEKEISSAYYDADLTYDGGAKGDDTKENKALLYKYPVNGLSKMLKISTGSAVPSPGHTDVTQLPNTPIHVEPDTEKPSVEDLTGVTEIDQSMGLDLKAFADDNKAVTSVEVRVSSDKQPEAVSHNLSQDFNDSLYHFKLTSADLIGRNEIQYYFVVSDGTNETQSPVIKVKVTGGQDQSPLRLNVKEGQLINGSVTVKGTSATAKADDLGLSIDSKLLGNNEAYTALENDAYFVFEAKNVDYYFKNAITMGPEELGDASILYTFLDPITTYTTLTFPISSAALQVGADNVIYIRAGSKSSPFDPRPEENKDDFEVKNVRLLLADGTEIWDPAYAERDKEIKMGDSAGKHESLGFQFDLKADLFRSTAYNWNTKEVPDGEHKVTLTEGGTKVSSNVIVDNTPPSIKASIEEGQTYRGNFEIAAEVKDTYAGVVKVSVKLDGNVIELPYATSSGKLSAGDHTLSITALDKIGNQAEKVIAFHVPNENPFAPLLISPTNWETAVGTNPTLKVKVEDPNQDKINVTFFRGFKYDANHPEHGFAGFINASDTEPPKQSEPAGEQALSGDDYSKISAVDGQYLINDAVDQFPYQRYEIKLDESVKASDRVDIKWKGNSLPGRKVSLYAWSPAQQKWVQLDHLIAGTEDFELKSTVTAGAYANGNSIAVMVQDEIASVAKTAPTVTQDTYDFSFVWMSDTQYYSQSYPYIYRKNVEWIADNKESLNLKYVIHTGDVVDKSYQEYEWKEADRNMKVLEEANIPYGVLAGNHDVGHQTGDYTKFWEYFGEWRFKNMPTFGGSYDNNRGHYDLVSANGNDFVIVYMGWGLAEEEIEWMNEIVARYPERKAILCLHEYLLVSNNRAPIADKIFEMVVKPNKNVIAALSGHYHDAELKVDELDDNGDGIPDRSVYQMLADYQGAEEGGLGYIRLLQFDVANNKLRVKTYSPYLDDYNYYDEDEYPGKDEFVLDLDLQPVTKRVATDYIGVKVYSDQEISANQQVESGAETQVIWSKLNPDSYYQWYTKVEDDHSGSVLSDIWGFYTGKEEVTPTPEVTPTPTPSPSPEVTPTPEVSPSPEVTPTPTPEATTAPPVVSPVPIVTPTPTATPGAGKGNIELTLGSNGTYTADPSALKKRIEEAATGGSLKISVGGAASAQDQIRIALDAASIQQAIDKKLNLNIVSSNVTLSVPTSSLPAIPAGSDMLLLSIDMSMISVQANVAGMGPARATVTMNLSTSAGGKETAIHQLKGAVTVTLTLTMEQLAKLDTDFAGVYYVNGSTLEYLGGVFKDNTVTFTTNHFSSFAVLEYHKQFRDTAGHWAESYISKLTAKHVIKGIDDTHYGPQANVTRADFVTLAIRSLGLDEASGAIAQSAFADVSKDAYYAQSIDKAVQLGLIQGSDGKFRPKDAITREEAAVVLQKLMQYKAGSQASVAATASFKDMNSVSEWAKQAVIDLQAKGILDGKGNNNFDPRGKVTRAEIAKLLYGIINL, from the coding sequence TTGAGAATAACAGCAAAAGCTAAACGTTTTCTATCCAGCGTAATTGCCAGCAGTCTGATGTTTGGAATCATGGTTCCAGCAGGATATGCCGAGGAGCAGCAGCTGGAGATGGAGCAGACATCTTCCGAATTAGAGGCGCATTTTGATGAACAGGTTGAGCTCGACACGCTTTTAAGTCAACCGACTGTAATGGCAGATGTGTACGCGGTACCTAACCATCCAGGAGCATTACTGATTACAGAAGTTGTTCCGGATACTAAAAATGTAAAAGGGACAGATGGAACCTCTGTAGATGGTTACGAGTTCGTTGAGGTCTACAATAATACGGACAAGCCGGTTAATTTTAAGGATTATTATTTCTTTTATAATGACAAAGATACATGGGCACCTAATGGTGATGCTGTAATACCGGCGCATGGAAATATTGTTTTCTGGATTATGAACGGCAATAATCTGAATGTTCCTACGGAGGATTTCATCAAAAACTTTAGTCCTACTGCAGCTTTGCAGGAAGGAGTGAATCTGTTCCGGATCAACGGTGGCGGGGGGATGGCTAATACTTCTGCGCGTAATTTACAAATTAAAAGCAATGCAGGAGATACGCTAATTGTTTCTGCTTCCTATGGAAAAGAACAGGTGAAGGAGAATAACGGGATCTTCTATCAATATTTGCAGGCAGATAGCTCCGTTATGAACCTCATGGCGAATTCGGGAACGGTTGTGGCTACGCCTGGAACCGTAGAGGCAGAACAAGTGCCTGAGCTAGTTCCTGGGGACAAGCAGCCAGTGATTGAACATATCGCACAGAGTAGTGTTGATCCAGCCGATCTTCCTATCAGTGCGAAGATTACTAATCTGGAAAGCGGGGCAGATGGATCACTACCCGTAGTGAAGCTACAGTATGGCTCTCCTTCTCAGGTGAAAGATACGGTAATCACCATGACCTCAAAAGGTGGGGACGATTATGCGGCAATGATTCCTGCAGCTGCGCTGGAAGAGCCGGAGCTGCATTACAGCATCCGCGTTAACAATGTGACAGAGAGTTATTCTGTTCATGTGAATCTGCCGGCGTTCGATCCGAACAATGTGCCACCATTGTTAATCACAGAGCTGCTGCCAAACTCGACGAATGTAAAAGGAACGAGCAGCGACGCTTTTGAATTCATTGAGGTCTATAACAATACCGATGCACCAGTTAATTTCAAGGAATACAAGGTCTATTATCGTTATCCCGATAAAGGTAACGCTTCTGATGTGAAGTGGCCTTCGACACCAGAGAACTTTCTGATTCCTGCACAGCAGTCCGTGGTGTTTTGGGTTATTAATAGTGCAAATAGCACTTACACTGCTAATGATTTCAATACAGAATTCAACACAAACTTAATTGAAGGCACCAATCTCTTTTTGATCAAAAGCGATGGTATGGCGAACTCAGGCCGCCGGGCAGTCGTAATCAAAAGTAACACGGAGAAAGAAATTTCCTCCGCGTATTATGATGCAGACCTCACCTACGATGGTGGAGCTAAAGGTGACGATACTAAAGAAAATAAAGCCCTTCTATACAAGTATCCTGTCAATGGACTAAGCAAAATGCTCAAGATCAGTACGGGCTCAGCCGTTCCGTCACCAGGCCATACGGATGTAACACAACTTCCAAACACGCCGATCCATGTGGAGCCGGATACAGAGAAACCATCAGTAGAAGATCTGACGGGCGTAACGGAGATTGACCAGTCGATGGGTCTCGATTTGAAGGCTTTTGCTGATGACAATAAAGCTGTTACTTCTGTGGAGGTTAGAGTATCTTCGGACAAGCAGCCGGAGGCTGTTAGCCACAATCTATCCCAAGACTTCAACGACAGCTTGTATCACTTTAAATTGACCTCTGCTGATTTGATTGGCAGAAATGAAATTCAATATTACTTTGTCGTTTCTGATGGAACGAATGAAACACAATCTCCAGTAATAAAAGTAAAAGTTACAGGAGGACAGGATCAATCCCCACTTCGTTTGAACGTGAAGGAGGGGCAATTGATCAATGGTTCTGTGACCGTAAAAGGAACCTCTGCCACCGCTAAGGCTGATGATTTAGGCTTGAGCATCGACAGTAAGCTACTGGGCAATAACGAGGCATATACTGCACTTGAGAATGATGCCTACTTTGTATTTGAAGCCAAAAATGTGGATTATTATTTTAAAAATGCCATCACGATGGGACCGGAAGAACTAGGAGATGCCAGTATTCTGTATACCTTTCTGGACCCGATTACTACGTATACTACATTGACTTTTCCTATTTCTTCTGCCGCTTTACAAGTGGGTGCGGATAATGTGATTTACATTCGGGCGGGCTCTAAATCTTCCCCCTTTGATCCTCGTCCTGAGGAGAATAAGGATGATTTTGAAGTGAAAAATGTTCGTCTCCTGCTGGCAGATGGTACCGAAATTTGGGATCCGGCTTATGCAGAACGTGATAAGGAAATCAAGATGGGGGACAGCGCAGGTAAGCACGAATCCCTCGGCTTCCAGTTCGATCTGAAAGCGGATTTGTTCCGTTCAACGGCGTATAACTGGAATACTAAAGAAGTACCTGACGGAGAACATAAAGTAACGCTTACCGAAGGTGGAACGAAAGTATCATCAAACGTGATTGTCGATAACACGCCACCATCCATTAAAGCATCGATAGAAGAAGGACAAACTTACCGTGGCAATTTTGAAATTGCTGCTGAAGTTAAGGATACTTATGCGGGCGTAGTTAAGGTCAGTGTGAAGCTGGACGGTAATGTTATTGAACTGCCCTATGCTACTTCATCCGGGAAGTTATCTGCTGGGGATCATACGCTTTCTATCACAGCCTTGGATAAGATCGGCAATCAGGCAGAAAAGGTAATTGCATTCCATGTGCCGAATGAGAATCCATTTGCACCTCTGCTTATTTCTCCTACGAACTGGGAGACTGCTGTAGGTACTAATCCGACTTTAAAGGTTAAGGTTGAAGATCCTAATCAGGATAAGATAAACGTTACCTTCTTTAGAGGATTCAAGTACGATGCTAACCATCCAGAGCACGGCTTTGCTGGGTTTATAAACGCATCCGATACAGAGCCGCCGAAACAATCCGAACCTGCGGGCGAACAAGCGCTTAGCGGTGACGACTACAGTAAAATAAGTGCGGTGGACGGACAATATTTAATTAATGATGCTGTTGATCAATTCCCTTATCAGCGTTATGAAATTAAGCTGGATGAGTCGGTTAAGGCGTCAGATCGTGTAGATATTAAATGGAAAGGGAATTCGTTGCCGGGACGTAAAGTAAGTCTCTACGCTTGGAGCCCTGCTCAACAAAAATGGGTACAGCTGGATCATTTAATCGCTGGAACAGAGGATTTTGAGCTGAAATCCACGGTTACAGCTGGAGCATATGCTAATGGAAATAGCATTGCCGTAATGGTTCAGGACGAAATTGCTTCTGTGGCTAAGACAGCACCTACAGTAACACAAGATACGTATGATTTCTCTTTTGTATGGATGTCTGATACACAATATTATTCACAGAGCTACCCTTACATTTACCGTAAAAATGTAGAATGGATAGCTGACAACAAAGAGAGCTTGAACCTGAAATATGTAATCCATACAGGAGATGTCGTGGATAAATCCTATCAGGAGTATGAGTGGAAGGAAGCTGACCGGAACATGAAGGTTCTGGAGGAAGCTAACATTCCTTATGGTGTTCTTGCGGGTAATCATGACGTAGGCCATCAAACCGGGGATTACACGAAGTTCTGGGAGTATTTTGGGGAGTGGAGATTCAAGAATATGCCGACCTTCGGTGGCTCTTATGACAACAACAGGGGCCATTACGATTTAGTGTCTGCGAACGGAAATGATTTTGTTATTGTATACATGGGCTGGGGATTGGCTGAGGAAGAAATCGAATGGATGAATGAGATCGTTGCCCGTTATCCAGAGCGTAAAGCGATTCTTTGTCTCCATGAATATTTGCTGGTTTCTAATAACCGTGCACCTATTGCGGATAAAATTTTTGAGATGGTTGTGAAACCTAACAAAAATGTAATCGCAGCACTGTCCGGCCATTATCATGATGCTGAGCTTAAGGTGGACGAGCTGGATGATAACGGTGACGGTATTCCAGACCGCAGTGTCTATCAAATGCTGGCAGATTATCAAGGTGCTGAAGAAGGAGGCCTTGGCTATATCCGTCTGCTTCAGTTCGATGTTGCTAATAACAAACTTCGCGTGAAGACTTATTCGCCTTATTTGGATGATTATAACTACTATGATGAAGACGAATATCCAGGCAAAGATGAGTTCGTTCTGGATCTGGATCTACAGCCTGTGACTAAACGTGTGGCTACCGACTATATCGGAGTCAAGGTTTACAGCGATCAGGAAATTTCGGCCAATCAACAAGTAGAGAGTGGCGCGGAGACTCAGGTCATTTGGAGTAAGCTAAATCCGGATAGCTACTACCAATGGTACACAAAGGTCGAGGATGATCACTCCGGCAGTGTGCTTTCAGATATCTGGGGCTTTTACACTGGAAAAGAGGAGGTAACGCCGACACCAGAGGTGACACCGACGCCGACGCCGTCGCCGTCGCCAGAGGTAACGCCGACACCTGAGGTATCGCCATCGCCAGAAGTGACGCCGACACCAACACCAGAGGCGACAACGGCACCTCCAGTAGTTTCACCAGTGCCAATAGTGACTCCAACGCCTACAGCCACACCTGGAGCGGGAAAAGGAAACATTGAACTGACATTAGGAAGTAATGGAACGTATACAGCTGATCCGTCAGCCTTGAAGAAGCGGATAGAGGAAGCTGCTACAGGGGGAAGCCTAAAGATTAGCGTAGGCGGAGCCGCCTCGGCTCAAGATCAGATTAGAATTGCTCTTGATGCAGCGAGTATACAACAGGCTATCGATAAGAAGCTGAACCTGAATATTGTGTCTTCTAACGTTACATTGAGCGTACCGACAAGCTCCTTACCAGCCATCCCGGCAGGCAGTGATATGCTGCTACTAAGCATTGATATGAGTATGATTTCTGTACAGGCCAATGTCGCTGGAATGGGTCCAGCTAGAGCTACCGTTACGATGAACCTCAGTACATCAGCAGGCGGCAAAGAAACAGCTATCCATCAGCTTAAAGGTGCTGTTACGGTTACCTTGACGCTGACTATGGAACAGCTTGCTAAGCTCGATACGGATTTTGCGGGTGTCTATTATGTAAATGGCAGCACGTTGGAATATTTGGGTGGAGTGTTTAAGGATAATACCGTTACCTTCACAACAAATCACTTTTCCTCCTTTGCGGTGCTGGAATACCATAAGCAATTTAGGGATACTGCTGGCCACTGGGCAGAGTCGTATATTTCCAAGCTGACGGCTAAGCATGTGATTAAAGGGATTGACGATACGCATTATGGACCACAGGCGAATGTAACCCGCGCAGACTTTGTTACACTGGCCATTCGTTCTCTCGGATTGGATGAGGCAAGTGGAGCTATCGCCCAGAGTGCTTTCGCAGATGTATCTAAAGATGCTTATTATGCACAGTCGATAGACAAAGCTGTCCAGCTTGGATTGATCCAAGGCAGTGATGGCAAGTTCCGCCCTAAAGATGCAATTACCCGTGAGGAAGCGGCAGTTGTCTTGCAGAAACTGATGCAGTATAAAGCTGGATCGCAAGCTTCCGTTGCTGCTACTGCAAGCTTCAAGGATATGAATAGCGTATCTGAGTGGGCGAAGCAAGCAGTCATTGATTTACAGGCTAAGGGAATCCTTGACGGCAAGGGCAACAATAACTTTGACCCTCGTGGTAAAGTAACCCGCGCTGAAATCGCAAAACTGTTATATGGAATAATTAATTTATAA
- a CDS encoding MarR family winged helix-turn-helix transcriptional regulator, with translation MSEQYWRQLEETDWAFRKAVRRFVKERDKVAVAGISLPGMLILHKIIRDGEQRLGDLADELDFTSGAITALSDKLEAGGYTVRRRKEGDRRTVMLDITDKGRKLAEQNSNIGERCISLLFEGFTEEELAQQNDFYQRIISNLEGFSDILLKLAKENAETSPTLEQKPRTTTKKSNYLSY, from the coding sequence ATGAGCGAACAGTATTGGAGACAGCTGGAGGAGACAGATTGGGCATTTCGCAAGGCGGTTCGCAGATTCGTGAAAGAGCGGGATAAGGTCGCCGTAGCAGGCATCTCCTTACCAGGCATGCTGATTCTGCACAAAATCATTCGCGATGGTGAGCAAAGGCTAGGAGACTTAGCGGATGAACTAGACTTCACCTCAGGTGCGATTACCGCATTGAGCGATAAGCTTGAGGCGGGTGGATATACCGTACGCAGACGTAAAGAAGGTGACCGTAGAACGGTAATGCTGGATATTACGGATAAAGGCCGCAAGCTGGCGGAGCAGAACAGCAACATCGGAGAACGATGTATTTCGCTTTTGTTTGAGGGGTTTACGGAGGAGGAATTGGCGCAGCAAAATGACTTTTATCAGCGGATCATTAGCAATTTAGAAGGATTCTCGGATATCCTGCTGAAGCTCGCCAAGGAGAATGCAGAGACCTCTCCAACCCTTGAACAGAAGCCACGAACAACCACCAAAAAAAGTAATTATCTTAGCTACTAA
- a CDS encoding aryl-sulfate sulfotransferase: MGHSTIYPTGATVYNSDKAWSGYTVFQAGEEGVVLIDMNGKEVHLWKGLLGFPAKIFPGGYVLGSTGRRDPKFGIQDNVDLVQVDWDGNIVWKYNSYEHIEDPGYEPLWYARQHHDYQREGNPVGYFAPGLEPKVDSGKTLILAHKNIYNPQISDKQLLDDTILEVDWEGNIVWEWAPNEHFDELGFDEAAKNVLFRDPNSRSFGNLGGGVGDWLHINSASYVGPNKFYDAGDERFHPDNVIWDAREANIIAITDKRTGAIVWRIGPDYSLPEVKHIDWIIGQHHAHIIPKGLPGEGNLLVFDNGGWGGYGLPNPSSPFGQKNALRDHSRILEINPVTLEIEWQYTAAEAGFSVPTDSYKFYSPYISSAQRLPNGNTLITEGSNGRLFEVTPEHELVWEYISPFTDSRNTNMVYRSYRVPYAWVPQLETPVEQAIEPIDVTQFRVPGSAPKGSDSVVSVATTLPFVEGAACVATTDEGSSRKVN; encoded by the coding sequence ATGGGACATTCAACCATTTATCCAACTGGAGCAACCGTATATAACTCTGACAAAGCCTGGAGTGGCTATACTGTATTTCAAGCTGGTGAAGAAGGTGTTGTACTGATAGATATGAACGGTAAAGAGGTGCATTTGTGGAAGGGGCTGCTTGGATTTCCGGCTAAAATCTTCCCGGGTGGTTATGTGCTGGGCAGCACAGGAAGAAGAGATCCCAAATTCGGCATACAGGATAATGTAGATCTGGTACAGGTGGACTGGGATGGGAACATCGTGTGGAAATATAACAGCTATGAACATATAGAAGATCCGGGTTATGAACCCCTCTGGTATGCCCGCCAGCATCATGACTATCAGCGCGAAGGCAATCCGGTCGGATATTTTGCACCAGGGCTTGAACCCAAGGTAGACAGTGGCAAAACGCTAATTCTTGCTCACAAAAATATCTACAATCCTCAGATCTCCGACAAACAATTGCTTGATGACACGATCCTTGAGGTGGACTGGGAGGGGAATATCGTCTGGGAGTGGGCTCCAAATGAACATTTTGATGAGCTAGGCTTTGATGAAGCTGCCAAAAATGTACTATTCCGTGATCCTAACTCACGCTCTTTCGGAAATCTAGGTGGCGGTGTTGGGGACTGGCTGCATATCAATTCGGCTTCTTATGTAGGACCCAATAAGTTTTACGATGCAGGTGACGAGCGTTTCCATCCGGATAACGTGATCTGGGATGCGCGGGAAGCAAATATTATTGCGATAACGGATAAGCGTACCGGAGCCATCGTTTGGAGAATCGGTCCGGATTACTCGCTGCCAGAAGTGAAGCATATCGACTGGATCATTGGCCAGCATCATGCGCACATCATTCCGAAAGGTTTGCCGGGAGAAGGTAACTTACTTGTATTCGATAACGGGGGCTGGGGCGGTTATGGTCTTCCAAATCCATCTTCTCCTTTTGGGCAAAAAAATGCACTCCGCGACCACTCGCGAATTCTGGAGATTAATCCCGTGACCCTTGAGATTGAGTGGCAATATACAGCGGCAGAAGCTGGTTTCTCTGTCCCAACCGATTCTTATAAATTCTACAGTCCATATATCAGCTCAGCTCAACGGCTTCCGAATGGCAACACCTTAATTACAGAAGGTTCTAACGGCAGACTCTTTGAGGTTACGCCAGAACATGAACTGGTATGGGAATATATCTCGCCATTTACGGACTCCAGAAATACCAACATGGTCTATCGTTCCTACCGTGTGCCTTATGCCTGGGTACCACAGCTGGAAACGCCAGTTGAACAAGCGATTGAGCCAATAGACGTAACGCAGTTCAGAGTCCCGGGGTCTGCACCTAAAGGATCGGATTCTGTGGTAAGTGTGGCGACAACCCTGCCCTTTGTTGAAGGAGCTGCTTGTGTGGCGACGACGGATGAAGGCAGCAGCCGCAAGGTAAATTAA
- a CDS encoding ABC transporter substrate-binding protein, with the protein MKKSWISSSFLLLSLSVVILLSGCSSKGDAAASNASKEGAANSKDEILKIKIADINTNPTFRVALDKGIFAKHGIDAELVNFGSPAEGVNALFIKQVDVAFGADFPLLNAVAKGDYAIIASAGLATDEASTEWKLFVQDDIQKAEDLKGKKLSFIRGTFIPYLWDEYLKEHNAALSDVELIGQGAFDEAYIALKQGAVDGAWFYGSVLNDKLYALKGVHELTDMSKTTVRLGMGIVTGNDFAAKNPQGIANFLAAVDEAGAYAQAHPDEVADLMYKEVKQPKESTIKDLPNNPWALGFTQAAYDSLTKQKKYMVDNGIIEKDFDLDSKLNLEPLAKALPEEVTYKK; encoded by the coding sequence TTGAAAAAATCATGGATCAGCTCAAGCTTTCTGCTCTTATCTTTATCAGTGGTTATCCTTTTATCGGGCTGCAGCTCCAAGGGCGATGCGGCTGCCTCTAATGCCTCTAAAGAGGGAGCGGCGAACAGCAAAGATGAGATATTAAAGATAAAAATTGCTGACATCAATACGAATCCCACTTTTCGGGTGGCATTAGATAAAGGCATCTTTGCCAAACACGGGATTGACGCTGAACTAGTCAACTTTGGTTCCCCTGCGGAAGGTGTAAATGCCCTTTTTATTAAACAGGTGGATGTGGCTTTCGGGGCAGACTTCCCCTTGCTGAACGCAGTGGCGAAGGGCGATTATGCTATTATCGCCTCGGCGGGATTAGCGACTGATGAAGCGTCCACTGAATGGAAATTGTTCGTACAGGACGATATTCAGAAGGCTGAAGACTTGAAGGGAAAGAAGCTGAGTTTCATACGCGGCACCTTCATTCCGTATCTTTGGGATGAATATTTGAAAGAGCATAATGCCGCTCTCAGTGATGTGGAGTTAATAGGACAGGGTGCCTTTGATGAAGCTTATATCGCTTTGAAGCAAGGTGCTGTGGATGGAGCATGGTTTTATGGTTCGGTTCTGAATGATAAGCTCTATGCGCTTAAAGGTGTTCATGAACTGACGGATATGTCTAAAACCACGGTTCGATTGGGGATGGGGATTGTAACGGGAAATGATTTTGCGGCTAAGAATCCGCAAGGTATAGCGAATTTCCTAGCAGCGGTGGATGAAGCTGGAGCCTATGCTCAGGCTCACCCAGATGAGGTTGCTGATCTGATGTATAAGGAAGTGAAGCAGCCTAAGGAATCTACGATAAAAGACCTGCCGAATAATCCGTGGGCACTAGGATTTACTCAAGCAGCGTATGACAGTTTGACCAAGCAGAAGAAATATATGGTCGACAACGGAATCATCGAGAAGGATTTCGATCTGGATAGCAAGCTGAATCTTGAGCCGCTGGCGAAGGCATTGCCAGAAGAGGTTACGTACAAGAAATAG
- a CDS encoding ABC transporter ATP-binding protein has product MSLPAKQHTIHIEQLRKSYSEPTAGDIHYIIKDVDLVIKGGEFFVLLGPSGCGKSTLLNMIAGFVSKSGGHLRVDNVEVNKPGRDRAVVFQQADSSLFPWLTVRQNVEFGLRMKKIAKAERHTISDRFIGLVGLNGHEEKFPKELSGGMKQRVQLARVLANDPAILLMDEPFGALDAMTRRTMQKELVNIWRQTHKTVIFVTHDIQEALLLGERIGIMSVGPSSNITDIYDNTLPYPRDVTSPEFYSLYNQIQGHFEE; this is encoded by the coding sequence ATGTCATTACCTGCTAAGCAGCATACCATTCATATTGAGCAGCTCCGTAAAAGCTACAGCGAACCAACTGCTGGGGACATTCACTACATTATAAAAGATGTAGATCTCGTAATTAAAGGTGGGGAATTCTTCGTTCTGCTTGGGCCGAGTGGTTGCGGGAAATCAACACTGCTGAATATGATCGCCGGGTTTGTCTCCAAATCCGGTGGGCATCTACGGGTGGATAATGTAGAGGTGAATAAGCCCGGCAGAGATCGGGCGGTTGTGTTCCAGCAGGCGGATTCCTCCTTATTCCCTTGGTTAACCGTCCGGCAGAATGTGGAGTTCGGATTGCGGATGAAGAAAATCGCAAAGGCGGAACGGCACACAATATCGGATAGGTTCATCGGGCTTGTTGGGCTGAACGGGCATGAGGAGAAGTTCCCGAAGGAGCTGTCTGGGGGTATGAAGCAGCGTGTTCAGCTGGCTCGGGTGCTGGCGAATGATCCAGCGATTCTGCTAATGGATGAGCCATTTGGTGCGCTGGATGCGATGACGCGCCGAACGATGCAGAAGGAATTGGTCAACATTTGGCGCCAGACACATAAGACGGTGATTTTTGTAACTCATGATATTCAGGAGGCGTTATTGCTGGGAGAACGAATTGGCATTATGTCAGTAGGACCGTCCTCTAATATTACAGATATTTATGACAATACACTGCCGTATCCGCGGGACGTAACCTCACCGGAATTCTACTCGTTATACAATCAAATTCAAGGTCATTTCGAAGAATAG
- a CDS encoding ABC transporter permease, which produces MRKWVEKKWVSVTLLWITALCVWQLGAVIYGPDVIPGPWSTLKGGRELLEDGTLLQYIGISFYRVLIGWVLGSLLAIPVGLIIGKVNLIRIFAEPFLNFIRFIPPIAFITLFLVWFGIGEQSKIALIMYATFFIVVLNTLTGVMSVEEDKIRSARSMGASEWQILIHVVVPATIPYIFTGIRLAMGTSYMAIIGAEMIASNEGVGYLIWNSRLFFRTDWIFVGLFCLGFMGFFTDRLFGWFGKKVLYRYGVVSVAARRR; this is translated from the coding sequence ATGAGGAAATGGGTGGAGAAGAAGTGGGTTTCCGTAACCCTTCTATGGATTACCGCGCTCTGCGTCTGGCAGCTTGGAGCTGTAATCTATGGCCCCGATGTGATCCCCGGACCATGGAGTACACTTAAGGGCGGACGGGAGCTGCTGGAAGACGGAACCTTGCTGCAATATATAGGGATTAGCTTTTATCGGGTGCTCATTGGTTGGGTACTCGGCAGTTTACTGGCGATTCCAGTAGGACTAATCATTGGGAAGGTGAACTTGATCCGTATTTTTGCGGAGCCTTTCCTGAACTTTATCCGTTTTATCCCGCCGATTGCATTCATTACTTTGTTCCTAGTATGGTTTGGTATTGGGGAGCAGTCGAAGATTGCGTTAATTATGTACGCTACCTTTTTTATCGTGGTGCTGAATACTTTAACCGGTGTGATGTCCGTGGAAGAGGACAAAATCCGCTCAGCCCGCAGTATGGGCGCCAGTGAGTGGCAAATTCTGATTCATGTGGTCGTTCCGGCGACGATTCCTTATATTTTTACGGGTATCCGCTTAGCGATGGGCACCTCATATATGGCGATTATCGGCGCGGAAATGATTGCTTCGAACGAAGGCGTAGGTTATCTGATCTGGAATTCCCGGTTGTTTTTCCGTACGGATTGGATCTTTGTCGGGTTGTTCTGCCTTGGCTTTATGGGCTTCTTTACGGATCGGCTTTTTGGCTGGTTCGGTAAGAAGGTGCTTTACAGATACGGTGTTGTCAGTGTGGCAGCGCGTAGACGGTAG